One Bacillota bacterium genomic region harbors:
- the mltG gene encoding endolytic transglycosylase MltG, whose translation MLSRSPHRFRHLRLGPVYRRPWRIPLGILGACLVLTAVIAGLVWWGSRPVDAASAATVRIFIPAGSPVESIGEILHRGGVIRHPLVFRALVEWMGVSTRLRAGEYDLSPAMNLREIIRRLVRGEVVTYSFTVPEGFTVEQIADLLARLGLADREKFLRAASRPELAPCPPPRPHLVRYALEGYLFPDTYRVPRGTSEPELVSLMVRRFQEIWQGELGEKARAQGISVHDVVTLASIVEKETQVPDERPVVAGVFWNRLRRGMPLQADPTVLYALGKVGGTLLRRDLQVDSPYNTYLYAGLPPGPIANPGQAALRAVVEPAATDYLYFVARGDGTHHFSRTLREHLQAVRRYRSR comes from the coding sequence TTGCTGTCGCGATCTCCGCATAGGTTTCGCCACCTCCGTCTCGGGCCGGTCTACCGCCGCCCCTGGCGCATCCCCCTTGGCATCCTGGGGGCATGTCTTGTACTTACCGCGGTCATCGCAGGCCTGGTGTGGTGGGGGTCGCGCCCCGTTGACGCCGCCTCCGCAGCCACCGTGCGCATCTTCATCCCCGCCGGCTCCCCTGTAGAAAGTATCGGGGAAATCCTACACCGGGGCGGGGTCATCCGTCATCCCCTGGTCTTCCGCGCCCTGGTGGAGTGGATGGGGGTGTCCACCCGGCTCCGGGCGGGAGAGTACGACCTTTCTCCCGCCATGAATTTGCGGGAAATCATCCGCCGGCTGGTCCGGGGCGAAGTAGTCACCTATTCCTTCACTGTCCCGGAAGGGTTCACGGTGGAGCAGATAGCTGATCTCCTTGCCCGGCTCGGCCTGGCGGATCGGGAGAAGTTCCTCCGGGCGGCGTCCCGCCCCGAACTGGCGCCCTGCCCACCACCGCGCCCCCACCTGGTCCGTTATGCGCTGGAAGGCTACCTGTTCCCCGATACTTACCGGGTACCCCGGGGCACCAGCGAACCCGAGCTGGTATCCCTCATGGTGCGCCGATTCCAGGAAATATGGCAGGGGGAACTGGGCGAGAAGGCCCGGGCGCAGGGTATATCCGTGCACGACGTGGTGACCCTGGCCTCCATTGTGGAAAAGGAAACGCAGGTACCGGACGAACGTCCCGTGGTAGCCGGTGTGTTCTGGAACCGGCTGCGCCGGGGTATGCCCCTTCAAGCTGACCCCACCGTGCTGTACGCGTTGGGCAAGGTGGGGGGCACCTTATTGCGTCGCGACCTGCAGGTGGACTCCCCATACAACACTTACCTGTACGCCGGGCTGCCCCCGGGTCCGATCGCCAATCCCGGACAGGCAGCCCTGCGCGCGGTGGTCGAACCGGCCGCCACCGACTACCTGTATTTCGTCGCTCGCGGGGACGGCACCCACCACTTTTCGCGCACGCTCAGGGAGCACCTGCAGGCGGTCAGACGTTACCGCAGCCGCTAA
- a CDS encoding YqeG family HAD IIIA-type phosphatase, with translation MRFLEYLRPRLVVPSVYDLDLDALWQRGIRGLILDLDNTLVAWGSPLVSEQLLAWVREAGSRGFRLCLSANARAGRVREIAALLGIPGIANACKPRRRAFRRAMEIMGTSAGETAVVGDQVFTDVLGGNRMGLFTILVTPLATREFVWTRLVRHPESLVLRALGVSRCGRGRVY, from the coding sequence ATGAGATTTCTGGAATATCTTCGTCCGCGGCTGGTGGTACCGAGCGTGTACGACCTTGACCTGGATGCCCTGTGGCAACGGGGCATCCGGGGACTTATCCTGGATCTGGACAATACCCTGGTCGCCTGGGGATCCCCCCTGGTGAGTGAACAGTTGCTGGCCTGGGTGCGCGAGGCCGGCAGTCGTGGCTTCCGTCTCTGCCTTTCCGCCAACGCACGAGCGGGCAGAGTGAGGGAAATCGCGGCCCTGCTGGGCATACCGGGGATCGCCAACGCCTGCAAACCCCGGCGGCGTGCCTTCCGCCGCGCCATGGAAATCATGGGTACCTCTGCCGGGGAGACGGCCGTGGTAGGGGATCAAGTTTTCACGGACGTCCTGGGAGGCAACCGCATGGGACTCTTCACGATTCTCGTAACTCCCCTGGCCACCCGGGAGTTCGTCTGGACCCGCCTGGTTCGTCACCCGGAAAGCCTGGTGCTGAGGGCCCTGGGGGTCAGCCGGTGCGGCCGCGGCCGGGTTTATTAG
- the sigK gene encoding RNA polymerase sporulation sigma factor SigK, with translation MDAGVLAGLLAAILRYMGLWGGYLGSGSFPRPLSPQEEARYVEASRRGDRAARDKLIEHNLRLVAHIVKKFESTREDVEDLISVGNLGLMKAIDTYDPARGTKLATYAAKCVENEILMHLRSRKKARKEVSLHDPIGVDREGNEVTLMEVLTSEEEAVPDLVDSLWQRCRVREWLEALPRKEREVLERRYGLRDGIKQTQRDIARQMGISRSYVSRIEKRAIQTMNSLLQGLQM, from the coding sequence ATGGACGCTGGCGTACTGGCGGGTCTTCTTGCCGCCATTTTGCGTTATATGGGGCTGTGGGGAGGATATCTGGGGAGCGGGTCCTTCCCCCGGCCCCTCAGCCCCCAGGAAGAGGCCAGGTACGTGGAGGCGTCGCGGCGCGGGGACAGGGCAGCCCGCGACAAGCTCATCGAGCACAACCTGCGCCTCGTGGCCCATATAGTTAAGAAGTTTGAGAGCACTCGGGAAGACGTGGAGGACCTGATTTCCGTGGGGAACCTGGGGCTGATGAAGGCCATCGATACCTACGACCCCGCGCGGGGAACGAAGCTGGCCACCTATGCGGCCAAGTGCGTGGAGAACGAGATCCTGATGCACCTGCGCAGCCGCAAGAAGGCCAGGAAGGAGGTGTCGCTGCACGACCCCATCGGGGTCGACCGCGAGGGCAACGAGGTCACCCTCATGGAGGTGCTGACCAGCGAGGAAGAGGCCGTCCCCGACCTGGTGGATTCTCTCTGGCAGCGCTGCCGGGTCCGCGAGTGGCTGGAAGCGCTGCCCCGCAAGGAAAGGGAGGTTCTGGAGAGAAGGTACGGTCTCAGGGACGGGATCAAACAGACGCAGAGGGACATCGCCCGGCAGATGGGCATCTCGCGATCTTACGTGAGCCGCATTGAAAAGCGGGCCATCCAGACCATGAACTCCCTGCTGCAGGGCCTCCAGATGTAG
- a CDS encoding DUF1292 domain-containing protein, which translates to MPKDEEMDTVVLTDEDGKEHEFAIVDVIEVEGKDYAILLPMGEEAEDEEAEGDAVILRIDTDENGEDVLVDIEDDDEWEKVAEAWEALVEEEDDFEEDEDFDDEDLEEEDEDPDEDYEEEEDEEDEEEEERKGK; encoded by the coding sequence GTGCCGAAGGATGAAGAGATGGACACGGTAGTCCTTACCGATGAAGACGGCAAGGAGCACGAGTTCGCCATCGTGGACGTCATTGAGGTCGAAGGGAAGGATTACGCTATTCTCCTGCCCATGGGCGAGGAGGCCGAGGATGAAGAGGCCGAGGGTGACGCCGTCATCCTGCGCATCGATACAGACGAAAACGGTGAGGACGTGCTGGTGGATATCGAAGACGACGACGAATGGGAAAAGGTGGCTGAGGCCTGGGAGGCCCTGGTAGAGGAAGAAGACGATTTCGAAGAGGACGAGGACTTCGACGACGAAGACTTGGAGGAAGAAGACGAGGATCCGGACGAAGATTACGAAGAGGAAGAGGACGAAGAGGACGAAGAGGAGGAAGAGCGCAAAGGGAAGTAG
- the fbp gene encoding fructose-1,6-bisphosphate aldolase/phosphatase, whose protein sequence is MEMITLSVIKADVGGFVGHSSVHGALKERARECLEAAGSLLVDFRVSSVGDDLALIMSHRHGVDHPAVHELAWSTFLACTKVAKDLKLYGAGQDLLSDAFSGNVRGMGPGVAEMEIAERPSEPVVVFLADKTEPGAFNLPLYRIFADPFNTSGLVIDPKMHAGFRFEVMDVREKAVVTFDLPEEMYDLLVFIGAPSRFCIKHIFSKELGEVAAAVSTQRLSLMAGRYVGKDDPVCIVRCQSGMPALGEVLEPFASPHLVAGWMRGSHVGPLMPCGVAQATPTRFDGPPRVVALGFQIAEGRLVGPQDLFADPAFDRARQQALEIADYMRRHGPFEPHRLHLEEMEYTTMPQVMKRLAGRFVPAD, encoded by the coding sequence ATGGAGATGATAACGCTGAGTGTGATTAAGGCAGACGTGGGCGGATTTGTGGGACATTCCTCAGTGCACGGGGCGCTAAAGGAGCGGGCCAGGGAATGCCTGGAAGCAGCCGGTTCCCTGCTGGTGGACTTCCGGGTGTCTTCGGTGGGCGACGACCTGGCCCTGATCATGAGCCACCGGCACGGAGTCGACCACCCGGCCGTCCACGAGTTGGCGTGGAGCACCTTCTTGGCCTGCACCAAGGTGGCAAAGGACCTCAAGCTGTACGGGGCGGGTCAGGACCTCCTCAGCGACGCTTTTTCGGGCAATGTGCGGGGTATGGGGCCGGGCGTGGCGGAAATGGAGATTGCGGAACGGCCGTCGGAGCCGGTCGTGGTATTTTTGGCTGACAAGACCGAACCGGGAGCATTCAACCTGCCCCTTTACCGCATATTTGCGGATCCCTTCAATACGAGCGGCCTGGTCATCGACCCCAAGATGCATGCAGGCTTTCGGTTCGAAGTGATGGACGTGCGGGAAAAGGCAGTCGTCACCTTTGACCTCCCCGAGGAAATGTACGACCTCCTGGTGTTCATCGGGGCGCCGTCGCGTTTCTGCATCAAGCACATATTCAGCAAGGAGTTGGGCGAGGTTGCTGCTGCCGTGAGCACCCAGCGCCTCAGCCTGATGGCCGGTCGGTACGTGGGCAAAGATGATCCCGTGTGCATAGTGCGTTGCCAGAGCGGCATGCCAGCCCTGGGGGAGGTCCTGGAACCGTTCGCCAGCCCGCACCTGGTGGCGGGATGGATGCGGGGATCGCACGTAGGCCCGCTCATGCCCTGCGGCGTTGCGCAGGCCACGCCCACCCGCTTCGACGGACCGCCCCGGGTGGTTGCCCTGGGGTTCCAGATCGCGGAGGGGCGGCTGGTGGGTCCCCAGGATCTCTTTGCCGATCCTGCGTTTGACCGGGCGCGGCAGCAGGCACTCGAGATCGCCGACTACATGCGGCGGCACGGGCCATTTGAGCCCCATCGGCTGCACCTGGAGGAGATGGAGTACACCACCATGCCCCAGGTGATGAAGCGTCTGGCAGGCCGCTTCGTTCCCGCGGACTGA
- a CDS encoding rhomboid family intramembrane serine protease, with the protein MIPLHDDIPSRRYPVVTRLLVAVSVLVFLYEVTLGPRELWLVVHTLGVVPARYLPLERLFAYGWVLIIPLVTSIFLHGGWMHLLSNMLYLWIFGDNVEDRMGHGRFLLFYLLAGAIGNAAHILADPTSRVPAIGASGAIAGVLGAYLVSFPSARVATLVPLGIFLTVVQVPAVLFLFGWFLLQLANGVAALGVPSAQQVAWWAHIGGFLSGLVLVGFFAGDRRRLYD; encoded by the coding sequence TTGATTCCCCTGCACGACGACATACCGTCCCGCCGTTACCCCGTGGTCACCCGGCTTCTGGTGGCGGTCAGTGTACTCGTGTTCCTGTATGAGGTCACCCTGGGACCGCGGGAGCTGTGGCTGGTGGTCCACACGCTGGGGGTGGTGCCGGCCCGTTATTTGCCCCTTGAGCGCCTGTTTGCGTACGGGTGGGTGCTGATCATACCTCTCGTGACGTCCATCTTCCTGCACGGTGGATGGATGCACCTTCTGTCCAACATGCTGTACCTGTGGATCTTCGGGGACAACGTGGAGGACAGGATGGGGCACGGGCGCTTTCTCCTTTTCTATCTCCTGGCGGGGGCGATCGGGAATGCTGCCCATATCCTGGCCGATCCGACTTCTCGTGTGCCCGCCATCGGGGCCAGCGGGGCCATTGCCGGGGTGCTGGGGGCGTACCTGGTGAGCTTTCCCAGTGCGCGGGTGGCCACCCTGGTTCCCCTGGGGATTTTCCTCACGGTGGTGCAGGTGCCCGCCGTCCTGTTCCTGTTCGGCTGGTTCCTGCTGCAACTGGCCAACGGGGTGGCGGCCCTGGGGGTCCCCAGTGCTCAGCAGGTGGCCTGGTGGGCCCACATAGGGGGATTCCTGAGCGGGTTGGTCCTGGTGGGGTTCTTCGCGGGCGACAGGCGCAGGTTGTACGACTAG
- a CDS encoding DUF4910 domain-containing protein, with translation MFRNVLKLLSQEVSGARALDTVAEIIRHHRIQASPGFRQAARAITPHLERAGLEVELHSFPADGQHRYWSYCPGPEWECTDAELTLLAPVRRHLARWDEQKLSLIQRSAPTPPEGVDCRLVLVENADDPASYRDLDLGGRAVMASGDLEIIRRLAVDRGAVGLVTDGMREFPPVRRRWDLADALQYTSFWWAPGEQPIWGFVLSPRAGDEIRKMLKDAGPEGLPIHVRVSSRFYAGSVDVLSAFLPGISPEEVLVVAHLCHPQPSANDNASGSAAAVEALVSLATLIRQGLLSRPRRGIRLLLVPEINGTTCYLARNPEVLRRAVAAVNLDMVGERQDLCGSVLQAEAGPLATPSFGSDLLALIMAEALAEGTNWAGTAQLPVLRWTETPFSGGSDHYLLADPTVGIPCPMIIQWPDKFYHTSADTLDKVDPEALRRVAAATATYAFFLADAHLPRVAWLAGEMTARFASSLHRAVNAALGEAPETRGEPALSTVWQRVEETVRFRLQRRLADLTSLQRLLAPDEQESFRTIMGSLEEECRQVADRELRRIHAVLQAAHRGTPDRPPETSPSPATDEEREAARLIPRRVLPGPVDIREVLAALPCTEALDFLLFGREHKKHARTLEAQLLYWSDGQRTLAEVQRLVELETGIRNTTYALRYLKLLARAGFLELLPLSTRS, from the coding sequence ATGTTCCGCAACGTCCTCAAACTTCTGAGCCAGGAGGTGTCCGGAGCACGCGCGCTGGACACAGTGGCCGAAATCATCAGACATCATCGCATCCAGGCCAGTCCCGGTTTCCGGCAGGCCGCCCGGGCGATCACACCGCACCTTGAGCGGGCCGGGCTGGAGGTGGAACTCCATTCCTTTCCCGCCGACGGCCAGCACCGTTACTGGTCCTACTGCCCTGGACCGGAGTGGGAGTGCACCGATGCTGAACTCACCCTCCTGGCCCCCGTCCGGCGCCACCTGGCCAGGTGGGACGAGCAGAAGCTGTCGCTCATCCAGCGCAGCGCACCCACTCCTCCCGAAGGGGTAGACTGCCGGCTGGTCCTGGTGGAAAACGCCGATGACCCCGCTTCCTATCGAGACCTGGACCTGGGGGGCAGGGCGGTTATGGCCAGCGGTGACCTTGAGATCATCCGCCGCCTGGCCGTGGACCGGGGAGCGGTGGGCCTGGTCACCGACGGCATGCGCGAGTTTCCTCCCGTGCGCAGGCGCTGGGACCTGGCCGACGCCCTCCAGTACACTTCATTCTGGTGGGCACCGGGCGAACAACCCATTTGGGGATTCGTCCTTTCTCCCCGCGCCGGTGACGAGATCAGGAAGATGCTGAAGGACGCCGGCCCGGAGGGCCTCCCCATCCACGTCCGGGTCAGCAGCCGCTTTTACGCGGGTAGCGTGGACGTGCTCTCCGCCTTCCTCCCCGGCATCTCCCCGGAGGAAGTGCTGGTGGTCGCCCACCTGTGCCACCCCCAGCCCTCCGCCAACGACAATGCCTCCGGGTCGGCCGCTGCGGTGGAAGCGCTGGTCAGCCTGGCCACCCTGATAAGGCAAGGGCTACTGAGCCGCCCCCGGCGCGGGATCCGCCTGCTGCTCGTTCCCGAAATCAATGGCACCACCTGTTATCTGGCCCGCAACCCGGAAGTCCTCCGGCGAGCGGTGGCAGCCGTCAACCTGGACATGGTGGGAGAACGCCAGGACCTGTGCGGCAGCGTGCTCCAGGCGGAGGCGGGACCTCTGGCTACGCCCTCGTTCGGCTCCGACCTGCTGGCCCTCATCATGGCGGAAGCCCTGGCGGAAGGCACCAACTGGGCAGGTACGGCCCAACTCCCCGTCCTGCGGTGGACGGAGACCCCCTTCTCCGGGGGATCGGACCACTACCTGCTTGCCGACCCCACAGTGGGGATCCCCTGTCCCATGATCATCCAGTGGCCGGACAAGTTTTACCATACCAGCGCCGACACCCTGGACAAAGTAGACCCGGAGGCACTCCGGCGCGTGGCTGCAGCCACAGCCACCTACGCCTTCTTCCTCGCCGACGCCCACCTCCCCCGGGTGGCCTGGCTGGCAGGTGAGATGACGGCTCGCTTTGCCTCCAGCCTGCACCGGGCAGTAAACGCAGCCCTGGGAGAGGCTCCGGAGACCCGGGGTGAACCGGCTCTCAGCACTGTCTGGCAGCGGGTGGAGGAAACCGTCAGATTCAGACTGCAACGGCGGCTGGCCGACCTGACCTCCCTGCAAAGGCTGCTCGCCCCCGACGAACAAGAATCCTTCCGGACCATAATGGGCTCCCTGGAAGAGGAGTGCAGGCAGGTAGCCGACCGGGAGCTCCGCCGCATCCACGCGGTTCTGCAGGCTGCCCACCGGGGAACCCCGGATCGCCCCCCAGAAACATCCCCGTCTCCGGCCACCGACGAGGAACGAGAGGCGGCCCGGTTGATCCCGCGCCGCGTGCTGCCCGGTCCCGTCGACATCCGCGAAGTGCTCGCCGCCCTGCCCTGCACCGAAGCCCTCGACTTCCTGCTCTTCGGGCGGGAACACAAGAAGCACGCCCGCACCCTGGAGGCCCAGTTGCTCTACTGGAGTGACGGGCAGCGCACCCTGGCCGAGGTACAACGGCTGGTCGAGCTGGAGACGGGCATCCGTAATACCACCTACGCCCTGCGCTACCTCAAGCTCCTGGCCCGCGCCGGCTTCCTGGAACTGCTCCCGCTATCCACCCGGTCCTAG
- a CDS encoding S-methyl-5'-thioadenosine phosphorylase: protein MAEAEIGIFGGSGFYQFLEGIREITVDTPYGAPSDRIVLAEIGGRKVAFLPRHGKHHQYPPHSINYRANLWAMKELGVTRIIGPCAAGSLQPGIHPGDFVLCDQFVDRTAGRKDTFFDGPVVAHISTADPYCPELRDVAWERMQALGLPGHRRGTVVVIQGPRFSTRAESRWFSQMGWEVINMTQYPEVVLARELGMCYLNISLITDYDVGLEGRADIKPVTHEEVLRVFSENNERLRTLLVEIVTHLPPERGCRCAEISRQARLNA from the coding sequence ATGGCAGAGGCAGAGATTGGCATCTTCGGCGGCTCCGGCTTCTACCAGTTCCTGGAGGGAATTCGGGAGATCACGGTGGACACCCCTTACGGGGCACCCAGCGACCGCATTGTCCTTGCCGAGATCGGGGGGAGGAAGGTGGCTTTTCTCCCCCGCCACGGAAAGCACCACCAGTACCCTCCTCATTCCATCAATTATCGTGCCAACCTGTGGGCAATGAAGGAGCTGGGGGTCACCCGTATCATAGGTCCCTGTGCGGCGGGGAGCCTGCAGCCTGGCATCCACCCCGGTGACTTTGTACTGTGCGACCAGTTCGTGGATCGCACCGCAGGCCGCAAAGACACTTTTTTCGATGGCCCCGTCGTCGCCCACATTTCTACCGCTGACCCCTACTGTCCCGAATTACGCGACGTCGCCTGGGAGCGCATGCAGGCTCTCGGGCTGCCCGGCCACCGCAGGGGGACGGTGGTGGTGATCCAGGGGCCCCGGTTTTCCACCCGGGCAGAGAGCCGCTGGTTCTCCCAGATGGGATGGGAAGTGATCAACATGACCCAGTACCCGGAAGTGGTACTGGCCCGGGAACTGGGCATGTGCTACCTGAACATATCGCTCATCACCGATTACGACGTGGGGCTGGAAGGCCGGGCGGATATCAAGCCGGTTACCCATGAGGAAGTCCTGCGGGTGTTCTCGGAGAACAACGAGCGGCTGCGCACCCTGCTGGTGGAAATCGTGACTCACCTTCCGCCTGAGAGGGGATGCCGCTGTGCGGAAATCTCCCGCCAGGCCCGCCTGAATGCCTAG
- a CDS encoding adenine phosphoribosyltransferase, with the protein MDVDRLAALIRNVPDFPVPGILFRDITPLLRDPAAFRYALDLLADHWRGVPVDLVAGVESRGFIVGAPVAERLGVGFVPVRKPGKLPWAKERQEYQLEYGTAAVEMHADAVERGQRVLVVDDLLATGGTASAVRTLVEREGGQVVGFCFLIELVPLRGREKLAGYPVFSLIKFD; encoded by the coding sequence ATGGATGTAGACCGGCTGGCGGCACTGATCAGGAACGTCCCCGATTTCCCCGTGCCGGGGATCCTGTTTCGCGATATCACGCCGCTCCTGCGTGATCCGGCTGCTTTCAGGTACGCGCTGGATCTGCTGGCCGACCACTGGAGGGGCGTGCCGGTGGATCTGGTGGCGGGCGTGGAATCGCGGGGCTTCATCGTGGGGGCCCCGGTTGCCGAGCGGCTGGGCGTGGGGTTCGTGCCCGTGCGCAAACCGGGCAAACTCCCCTGGGCCAAGGAGCGCCAGGAGTACCAGCTCGAATACGGGACGGCAGCGGTGGAGATGCACGCGGATGCCGTCGAGCGCGGCCAGCGCGTGCTGGTGGTGGACGACCTCCTCGCCACGGGGGGAACGGCCAGCGCCGTGCGCACTCTCGTGGAGAGGGAAGGTGGCCAGGTGGTTGGGTTCTGCTTCCTCATCGAGCTTGTACCCTTGCGCGGCCGGGAAAAGCTGGCGGGATATCCTGTGTTTTCCCTCATCAAATTCGACTGA
- a CDS encoding adenosylhomocysteinase — protein MSLARAGEERIEWAARRMPVLGQIRRRWESEKPLAGVRVGACLHVTTETANLVLTLQAGGARVALCASNPLSTQDDVVAALGERGIAVHARRGETREEYYAHIHNVLDTRPHITMDDGADLVAVIHQERESLLADVWGGTEETTTGVTRLKALARAGKLRYPIVAVNDARTKYLFDNRYGTGQSALDGILRTTNILLAGSTVVVVGYGWCGRGVAARARGMGAQVLVVEVDPLRALEAAMEGFPVVSMDEAAPRGDLFITVTGNLRAISGEHIRRMKDGAILANAGHFNVEIDIGALESMGRRRRARENVDEYTLPDGRRVYLLAEGRLVNLAGAEGHPAEVMDMSFADQALTVAWLATRPGLTPGVYPVPEEIDQQVARMKLGAMGINLQELTEEQRRYMQQWEAGTV, from the coding sequence TTGAGTCTGGCGAGAGCTGGTGAGGAACGCATCGAGTGGGCGGCAAGGCGGATGCCGGTGCTGGGGCAGATCAGGCGTCGCTGGGAAAGCGAGAAGCCGCTGGCGGGCGTGCGGGTGGGGGCATGTTTGCACGTCACCACGGAGACAGCCAACCTGGTACTGACCCTGCAAGCAGGGGGGGCCCGGGTGGCTCTTTGTGCCTCCAATCCCCTGAGCACGCAGGATGACGTGGTAGCGGCCCTGGGCGAGCGGGGCATTGCCGTGCACGCTCGCCGGGGGGAGACCAGGGAAGAGTACTACGCCCACATCCACAACGTGCTGGACACCCGCCCTCACATCACCATGGATGACGGGGCTGACCTGGTGGCCGTAATTCACCAGGAGCGCGAGTCCCTGCTGGCAGACGTCTGGGGCGGTACAGAAGAGACCACCACGGGCGTGACCAGGCTGAAGGCCCTGGCCCGGGCCGGCAAGTTGCGCTACCCGATCGTGGCCGTGAATGACGCCCGTACCAAGTACCTGTTCGACAACCGGTACGGGACCGGGCAGTCAGCGCTGGATGGTATCCTGAGGACCACCAATATCCTGCTCGCCGGGAGCACCGTGGTGGTGGTGGGATACGGCTGGTGCGGCCGGGGAGTGGCGGCGCGGGCCCGGGGCATGGGAGCACAGGTGCTGGTGGTCGAGGTCGATCCCCTGCGGGCGCTGGAGGCGGCCATGGAAGGGTTTCCGGTCGTCTCCATGGACGAGGCGGCTCCGCGGGGAGACCTCTTCATCACGGTGACGGGCAACCTCAGGGCCATCAGCGGAGAGCACATACGCAGGATGAAGGACGGGGCCATCTTGGCCAACGCCGGGCACTTCAATGTGGAAATCGACATCGGGGCCCTGGAAAGCATGGGGAGGCGGCGCCGGGCCCGGGAAAACGTGGACGAGTACACCCTGCCCGATGGCAGGCGCGTGTACTTGCTGGCCGAGGGGCGCCTGGTCAACCTGGCCGGCGCCGAAGGCCACCCGGCGGAGGTGATGGACATGAGTTTTGCTGACCAGGCCCTGACGGTGGCGTGGCTTGCGACCCGTCCCGGTCTCACCCCCGGCGTGTATCCGGTGCCCGAGGAAATAGACCAGCAGGTGGCGCGCATGAAACTGGGGGCCATGGGGATAAACCTGCAGGAACTCACCGAGGAACAGAGGCGCTATATGCAACAGTGGGAGGCGGGCACGGTGTAG
- a CDS encoding small multi-drug export protein: protein MDLFDRVLAVVTTAATPVAELRGAIPLGLALGFSPWEAWAWAVLGNLIPVPFLLWGSRAGLIWLERQPWLHSRLKVWGERSSSRLAARVRRWGLLGLVVFVAIPLPGTGAWTGAMAATFLGIRPWPALLAITLGVTTAGTLLAAAAAAAMTIGR from the coding sequence ATGGACCTTTTCGACCGGGTGCTGGCGGTGGTGACGACTGCGGCCACCCCGGTGGCGGAACTGAGGGGGGCTATTCCGCTGGGACTGGCGCTTGGGTTTTCCCCTTGGGAGGCCTGGGCCTGGGCGGTACTGGGGAATTTGATTCCCGTCCCTTTCTTGCTCTGGGGATCGCGTGCCGGATTGATCTGGCTGGAACGGCAACCCTGGCTGCACAGTCGCCTGAAGGTGTGGGGAGAGCGCAGTTCGTCGCGCCTGGCGGCCAGGGTGAGGCGCTGGGGGCTGTTGGGGCTGGTTGTGTTCGTGGCCATTCCTCTGCCCGGCACGGGGGCCTGGACGGGGGCAATGGCGGCGACTTTCCTGGGTATACGTCCCTGGCCGGCTCTGCTGGCCATAACCCTGGGTGTGACCACGGCCGGCACCCTGCTGGCGGCGGCAGCAGCGGCAGCAATGACAATCGGGCGCTGA
- a CDS encoding IreB family regulatory phosphoprotein, translating to MFGEGDTRVFRPQGERQINAREVLLRVYRALKDKGTHDPVQQIVGYLLSGEPAYITSYKDARNLVRQVERHELLEELVRAYVTAADRET from the coding sequence GTGTTCGGAGAAGGCGACACCAGGGTCTTCCGCCCCCAGGGCGAAAGACAGATCAACGCCCGCGAGGTTCTGCTCAGGGTGTACCGCGCCCTGAAGGACAAGGGCACCCACGACCCCGTCCAGCAGATAGTGGGATACTTGCTCTCGGGTGAGCCGGCCTACATCACCAGTTACAAGGACGCGCGGAACCTGGTGCGTCAGGTGGAACGGCACGAGCTCCTGGAGGAGTTGGTGCGGGCGTACGTGACCGCGGCCGACAGAGAGACCTGA
- a CDS encoding helix-turn-helix domain-containing protein has product MGERLRRLRLSRGMSLQDVAHAVGCHYSTVSAYERGTRNPSQSALARLAQLYQVSVPFLVCDGTDLVGMLPPEMRELFHVARERTDVAQLALRAAQCRREVVYHIDGLLSLLQSAANPMPGE; this is encoded by the coding sequence ATGGGAGAGCGGCTACGCCGCCTTCGCCTGAGCCGGGGCATGAGCCTGCAAGACGTGGCGCACGCCGTGGGGTGCCATTACTCGACAGTTTCCGCCTATGAGCGGGGTACCCGCAACCCCAGCCAATCGGCTCTGGCTAGGCTGGCCCAGCTCTACCAGGTTTCCGTGCCATTCCTGGTGTGTGACGGCACCGACCTGGTAGGGATGCTGCCGCCCGAGATGAGGGAACTCTTCCACGTTGCCCGCGAGAGAACAGACGTCGCTCAGCTAGCCCTCCGGGCAGCCCAGTGCCGCCGCGAGGTGGTCTATCACATCGACGGCCTTTTATCCCTTTTGCAGAGCGCGGCTAACCCTATGCCTGGCGAGTAA